A single region of the Mustela lutreola isolate mMusLut2 chromosome 2, mMusLut2.pri, whole genome shotgun sequence genome encodes:
- the LOC131825938 gene encoding olfactory receptor 5H2-like, with protein sequence METKNATKLEEFVLTGFTYQPEWQIPLFLMFLVIYLITIVGNLGLIAVIRNDPHLHIPMYLFLANLAFVDAWLSSTVSPKMLVNFFAKSKMISLSECMIQFFSFVISATTECFLLATMAYDRYVAICKPLLYPVIMSNTLCIRLILLSFLGGFLHAIIHTSFLFRLTFCNSIIVHHFYCDVIPLLKISCTDPSINYLIVFIFSGSIQAFTILTVLVSYTLVLFTILKKKSLQGIRKAFSTCGAHLLSVSLYYGPLLFMYVRPGSAEADDQDMMDSVFYSVIIPFLNPVIYSLRNKKVIDSLRKILKRNV encoded by the coding sequence ATGGAAACTAAAAATGCAACAAAGCTAGAAGAGTTTGTTCTCACAGGATTCACATATCAACCAGAGTGGCAGATTCCCCTGTTCCTGATGTTCTTGGTTATATATCTCATCACTATTGTGGGGAACCTTGGGCTGATTGCTGTTATCCGCAATGACCCTCACCTTCACATCCCCATGTACTTATTTCTTGCGAATCTGGCATTTGTGGATGCTTGGTTATCATCCACAGTATCCCCCAAGATGCTAGTCAACTTCTTTGCCAAGAGCaagatgatctctctctctgaatgcatgatacaatttttttcctttgtaatcaGTGCAACCACAGAATGTTTTCTGCTTGCAACAATGGCATATGATCGGTATGTGGCCATATGCAAACCGTTACTTTATCCAGTGATTATGTCCAATACACTATGCATCCGGCTAATACTTTTGTCATTTTTAGGTGGCTTTCTTCATGCCATAAttcatacttcttttttattcagaTTAACTTTCTGCAATTCCATCATAGTACATCACTTTTACTGTGACGTTATACCCTTACTTAAGATTTCGTGTACTGATCCTTCTATTAATTATCTGAtagtatttattttctctgggTCAATACAAGCATTTACCATTTTGACTGTTCTTGTGTCTTACACACTTGTTCTCtttacaatcttaaaaaagaagtctcTACAAGGTATAAGAAAAGCCTTCTCCACCTGTGGAGCCCACCTCTTATCTGTCTCTCTGTACTATGGCCCCCTTCTCTTCATGTATGTGCGTCCTGGATCTGCAGAGGCCGATGATCAAGATATGATGGATTCTGTGTTCTACAGTGTCATAATTCCTTTCTTAAATCCAGTTATATATAGCCTGAGGAATAAGAAAGTCATAGATTcactgagaaaaatattaaagagaaatgtTTAG